From a region of the Synechococcus sp. PCC 7502 genome:
- the psbU gene encoding photosystem II complex extrinsic protein PsbU, with the protein MKAVVSFSIVALLAILTLCTFGISGNAVNANELPKTNFIKVDSSKIDLNNSNINAFKKISGFYPTLGRILIQNAPYKSLDDVLNIPGLTEAQQQKIKDNADKFTLYQPDNSLNRERYNNSLYRL; encoded by the coding sequence ATGAAAGCAGTAGTTAGCTTTTCAATCGTCGCCCTCTTGGCGATCCTCACCCTTTGCACATTTGGTATTTCTGGCAATGCCGTTAATGCCAACGAATTACCTAAGACAAATTTTATTAAAGTAGATTCCAGTAAGATCGATCTTAATAACTCTAATATAAACGCCTTTAAAAAAATTAGTGGATTTTACCCAACCCTTGGTAGAATTTTGATCCAAAATGCTCCCTATAAATCTTTAGATGATGTTCTGAATATTCCCGGTTTAACCGAGGCGCAGCAGCAAAAAATCAAAGATAATGCCGATAAATTTACCCTCTATCAGCCAGATAACTCTCTAAATCGGGAACGATACAATAATTCTCTGTATAGACTTTAA
- a CDS encoding 16S rRNA (uracil(1498)-N(3))-methyltransferase, producing MTKQRLVLQPQQLTQIFKNSGFNKNGNWEKFSLTPDQSNYLYKVLRLKAGAEFTALDGKGGWWRAVLTEVLGQAAIIEQIPINSAFNPNFGSELGIDITLAIAMPKGNGMESIIRQATELGVSNILPLWSDRTVIRPHTPLGTSKLERWVKIAQEISEQSHRSYIPNIDAPQTFAEAIGKFDHIPISKYICVTTKPTSHLLHSLLDLKPLPSKLVIFTGAEGGWTESEITMAIAHNFIPVSLGNRILAAVTAPVMALSLVTAVIEYNIASHQC from the coding sequence ATGACCAAACAGAGATTGGTTTTGCAACCCCAACAACTTACACAAATATTTAAAAATTCTGGATTTAATAAAAATGGCAACTGGGAAAAATTTAGTCTCACTCCTGACCAAAGTAATTATTTATATAAGGTTTTAAGACTAAAGGCGGGAGCAGAATTTACTGCTCTTGATGGGAAAGGTGGTTGGTGGCGGGCAGTTCTGACTGAGGTTTTAGGACAGGCGGCAATTATTGAGCAAATTCCCATTAATTCTGCCTTTAATCCTAACTTTGGTTCTGAATTAGGTATAGATATAACTTTAGCGATCGCTATGCCCAAGGGTAATGGCATGGAATCAATAATTCGACAGGCTACGGAATTGGGAGTTAGTAACATTCTGCCCCTTTGGAGCGATCGCACAGTAATTAGACCACACACTCCTCTAGGTACATCTAAACTGGAACGTTGGGTAAAAATTGCTCAGGAAATTTCCGAGCAGTCTCACCGCAGCTATATTCCTAATATCGACGCACCCCAAACCTTTGCTGAGGCTATTGGTAAGTTTGATCATATCCCGATCTCAAAATATATCTGTGTTACCACCAAACCCACTTCCCATTTGCTACACTCTCTACTAGACTTGAAGCCATTGCCAAGCAAACTTGTGATTTTTACTGGGGCAGAGGGTGGCTGGACGGAATCAGAAATAACTATGGCGATCGCCCATAATTTTATACCTGTTAGTCTAGGAAACCGTATTCTTGCTGCTGTAACGGCACCAGTAATGGCATTGTCCCTAGTTACTGCTGTTATTGAGTACAATATTGCGTCCCATCAATGCTAG
- the metG gene encoding methionine--tRNA ligase, with amino-acid sequence MNSQDSEHIAITTPLYYVNGLPHIGSAYPTIAADALARFYRLRGHPTLFITGTDEHGQKIQRTAEEQNISPQDHCDRIVTEFQSLWQQLNIKYDRFSRTTDLRHQAIVNEFFQLVYATGDIYLSQQQGWYCVACEEFKEERELLAEHHCHIHTSVACEWRDEANYFFRLSKYQEKLEQLYRDRPNFIQPESRRNEVLGFVAQGLTDFSISRVNLTWGFPMPNDPQHTIYVWFDALLGYITALLDPDDEPTLANALKTWYPIKLHIIGKDILRFHAVYFPAMLMSAGLEISGRIFGHGLLTKDGVKMGKTLGNIIDPYALVQKYGADPIRYYFLKEIEFGKDGDFSEDRFISSVNADLANSLGNLLNRSLGMVTKYCDRQIPDTNPNNLDPNIRDLIAPVKSKAISLGDRVTIAYTNLSFRSACEQILEVIRDCNKLIDDSTPWKLFKAGKHAEVNELLYSILEIIRIAAYLISPIIPNLSKEIYRQLCLDFDELKPPSWENTGWGILKSTTILSEFKPLFQRIDTID; translated from the coding sequence ATGAATTCTCAGGATTCTGAGCATATCGCAATCACTACTCCACTTTACTATGTAAATGGCTTGCCTCATATTGGCAGTGCTTACCCCACGATTGCTGCTGATGCTTTAGCTCGTTTTTATCGTCTGCGTGGTCATCCCACTCTATTTATTACTGGTACCGATGAGCATGGGCAGAAGATTCAGCGTACTGCGGAAGAACAAAATATTTCACCTCAAGACCATTGCGATCGCATAGTTACAGAATTCCAGAGTCTTTGGCAGCAGCTAAATATTAAATATGATCGATTTTCGAGAACTACCGATTTACGTCATCAAGCGATCGTCAATGAATTTTTTCAACTTGTCTATGCCACTGGAGATATTTATTTAAGTCAACAACAGGGTTGGTACTGCGTCGCCTGTGAAGAATTTAAAGAAGAACGCGAACTTTTAGCCGAACACCATTGTCACATTCATACCTCCGTTGCCTGCGAGTGGCGAGACGAAGCTAATTACTTTTTTCGCCTATCTAAATATCAAGAAAAACTGGAGCAACTTTATCGCGATCGCCCCAATTTTATTCAGCCTGAATCTCGACGCAATGAGGTTTTAGGTTTTGTCGCCCAGGGCTTAACGGATTTTTCGATCTCACGGGTTAATCTCACTTGGGGTTTTCCCATGCCCAATGATCCGCAGCATACCATCTATGTTTGGTTTGATGCCTTACTGGGATACATTACCGCTTTACTTGATCCCGATGATGAACCGACCTTAGCCAATGCTTTAAAAACTTGGTATCCAATTAAATTACATATTATTGGTAAAGATATTCTCCGCTTCCATGCCGTATATTTTCCCGCAATGCTAATGTCCGCAGGCTTAGAAATTTCTGGAAGAATTTTTGGTCATGGCTTATTAACCAAAGATGGGGTAAAAATGGGTAAAACCCTTGGTAATATTATTGATCCCTATGCCCTTGTCCAAAAATATGGAGCCGATCCCATTCGCTATTATTTTTTAAAGGAAATTGAGTTTGGCAAAGATGGTGATTTTAGTGAAGACCGATTTATTTCCAGTGTAAATGCTGACTTGGCAAATAGCTTAGGAAATCTCCTGAATCGGAGTTTAGGTATGGTTACTAAGTATTGCGATCGCCAAATTCCAGACACTAATCCTAATAATCTTGATCCAAATATACGAGACCTAATCGCACCTGTTAAATCTAAGGCTATAAGCTTGGGAGATCGGGTAACTATTGCCTATACCAACCTTTCGTTTCGTTCCGCCTGTGAACAAATTTTAGAGGTGATTCGGGATTGCAACAAATTAATTGACGACTCCACCCCTTGGAAATTATTCAAAGCGGGCAAGCATGCTGAAGTAAATGAACTTTTGTATAGTATTTTGGAAATCATTCGCATAGCCGCCTATCTAATATCACCAATTATTCCGAATCTAAGTAAAGAAATATATCGACAATTATGCCTAGATTTTGATGAACTTAAGCCTCCGTCGTGGGAAAACACTGGCTGGGGGATACTGAAATCTACGACAATATTAAGTGAATTTAAGCCTTTATTTCAAAGAATTGACACTATTGATTAA
- a CDS encoding sulfate/molybdate ABC transporter ATP-binding protein: MSIVIKDVSKSFGSFQALDQINLSVEDGALLALLGPSGSGKSTLLRVMAGLESADQGSVWLDGVDTTHAPVQERQIGFVFQHYALFKHLTVRENIGFGLSIRKAPKKIIQAKVDELLELVQLKGLGERYPSQLSGGQRQRVALARSLAAEPKILFLDEPFGALDAKVRKELRAWLRRLHDEVHVTTIFVTHDQEEAMEVADTIVVMNKGKIEQVGTPADIYDRPASAFVMRFIGETNTVSNAKALFPFIEIPEENHVFFRPHEILIQAEPESDFTPAQVSQVSNLGWKGQAELILQDGQRLVVQLEREVFNLLQLQPKQKVFVKPTQPRAFPAVA, translated from the coding sequence ATGAGTATCGTAATCAAAGATGTTTCTAAGAGTTTTGGCAGCTTTCAAGCCCTTGATCAGATTAACTTAAGTGTGGAAGATGGGGCATTACTAGCATTATTAGGACCCTCTGGTTCAGGCAAGTCCACCTTGTTACGGGTGATGGCAGGCTTAGAGAGCGCAGATCAAGGTAGCGTATGGCTTGATGGAGTTGATACTACCCACGCTCCCGTGCAAGAACGCCAAATTGGATTTGTATTTCAGCACTATGCCCTGTTCAAACATCTGACTGTGCGTGAAAATATTGGGTTTGGGTTGAGTATCCGTAAGGCTCCTAAAAAAATAATTCAGGCTAAGGTTGACGAATTATTAGAGCTTGTGCAACTAAAAGGTTTAGGCGAACGATATCCTTCCCAGCTCTCAGGCGGACAAAGACAAAGGGTGGCACTGGCACGATCGCTTGCGGCAGAACCCAAAATTTTATTCCTTGATGAACCATTTGGTGCATTAGATGCCAAGGTACGCAAAGAGCTACGAGCATGGCTACGGAGACTCCATGATGAAGTTCATGTCACCACAATTTTTGTTACCCATGATCAAGAAGAGGCAATGGAAGTCGCCGATACAATTGTTGTCATGAATAAGGGTAAAATTGAGCAAGTTGGCACACCTGCCGACATCTATGATCGCCCCGCTTCTGCCTTTGTAATGCGTTTTATTGGTGAGACAAATACTGTGAGCAATGCCAAAGCTTTATTCCCATTTATTGAAATCCCTGAGGAAAATCATGTTTTCTTTAGACCCCACGAAATCTTAATCCAAGCTGAACCTGAGTCAGACTTTACCCCCGCACAGGTGTCTCAGGTATCTAACCTTGGTTGGAAAGGACAAGCAGAATTAATCCTCCAAGATGGGCAAAGGCTGGTGGTACAACTTGAACGGGAAGTCTTTAACCTATTGCAATTGCAACCTAAGCAGAAAGTATTTGTTAAACCAACTCAACCTAGAGCTTTCCCTGCAGTCGCCTAG
- a CDS encoding sulfite exporter TauE/SafE family protein — protein MVLSGLILLISGFLAGAITGLLGMGGSLMLVPVMMSLSFEPVQAVGSCSLAMFITTISGSWSNWQSGNLGWQQVLTIGIPALITAQIGVYLASAVSPEFLLLVIALLIAINIYFKLKPVVQNQAKNYITSESKIPETQKFKNLFAFTSLEHLKQIAIGTMAGLISGLVGISGGVVIVPSQILLLQTEYEVAVQTSVGVMILSTGSAFIGHSLNGHVLLKESLILGSSGVLGIQCGTWLLINSRRIVNISSQSVLVILICGYLTWQTLIGVDKQLSLEMSQQRKIPN, from the coding sequence GTGGTTCTATCAGGGTTAATATTACTAATTAGCGGGTTCTTAGCTGGCGCAATTACGGGGTTATTGGGCATGGGGGGAAGTTTAATGCTTGTTCCTGTGATGATGTCCCTTAGCTTTGAACCTGTGCAAGCTGTAGGTAGTTGTAGCCTTGCCATGTTTATTACCACAATTAGTGGTAGTTGGAGCAATTGGCAATCTGGGAACTTAGGATGGCAGCAAGTTTTAACCATTGGTATCCCTGCATTGATAACAGCCCAAATAGGGGTATATCTAGCAAGTGCGGTTTCTCCAGAATTTTTACTGTTGGTGATTGCTTTATTAATTGCGATCAATATCTACTTTAAACTCAAGCCTGTGGTTCAAAATCAGGCAAAAAATTACATAACTAGCGAATCAAAAATCCCAGAAACTCAGAAATTTAAGAATTTATTTGCCTTTACCTCCCTTGAACATCTTAAGCAGATAGCGATCGGTACTATGGCTGGTTTAATTTCAGGATTAGTGGGCATTAGTGGTGGGGTGGTGATTGTGCCTAGTCAAATATTATTATTGCAAACTGAATACGAAGTGGCGGTGCAAACCAGTGTTGGCGTAATGATTCTAAGCACTGGTTCTGCTTTCATTGGGCATAGTCTTAATGGTCATGTATTGCTAAAAGAATCCTTAATTTTAGGAAGCTCAGGTGTTTTAGGAATTCAATGTGGTACATGGCTATTAATAAACTCTCGCAGAATTGTCAACATTAGCTCTCAATCTGTCTTAGTAATTTTGATTTGTGGCTATTTAACTTGGCAGACTTTGATCGGAGTGGATAAGCAACTTTCTTTGGAGATGAGCCAGCAGAGGAAAATACCTAATTAG
- a CDS encoding NYN domain-containing protein encodes MLNFENDSAFTAEQVIENRGRVAIFIDGSNLFYAALQLGIEIDYTKLLSRLTEGSRLLRAFFYTGVDRTNEKQQGFLLWMRRNGYRVISKELVQLPDGSKKANLDVEIAVDMMALAGSYDTAILVSGDGDLAYAVDAASYRGVRVEVVSLRSMTSDHLINVADRYVDLEAIKEEIQKISRNGGYSYRPVSGVGSVMGIED; translated from the coding sequence ATGTTAAACTTTGAAAACGACTCCGCGTTCACAGCCGAACAGGTGATTGAGAATCGTGGTAGGGTTGCCATTTTTATAGATGGCTCTAACTTGTTTTATGCAGCGTTACAGCTAGGCATAGAAATTGACTATACCAAACTATTGTCTCGTCTAACCGAGGGATCGAGATTGTTACGAGCATTCTTTTACACTGGGGTTGACCGTACCAACGAAAAACAACAGGGGTTTTTACTATGGATGCGCCGCAATGGTTATCGGGTAATTTCTAAGGAATTAGTGCAGTTACCTGATGGCTCCAAAAAAGCCAACCTAGATGTGGAAATTGCGGTCGATATGATGGCATTGGCTGGCTCCTATGATACGGCAATTCTGGTCAGTGGTGATGGCGATCTTGCCTATGCTGTCGATGCTGCCAGTTATCGAGGCGTGCGGGTTGAAGTTGTGAGCCTGCGTTCTATGACCAGTGACCATTTAATTAATGTTGCGGATCGCTATGTTGATTTAGAAGCAATTAAAGAGGAAATTCAAAAGATTTCACGCAATGGCGGCTACAGCTATCGTCCAGTCTCTGGGGTAGGTTCAGTGATGGGGATCGAGGACTAG